A window of the Pecten maximus chromosome 19, xPecMax1.1, whole genome shotgun sequence genome harbors these coding sequences:
- the LOC117317456 gene encoding uncharacterized protein LOC117317456, protein MSIHRDSVKYKVYGGMSTHRDSVGDKVYGGMSTQRDSVKDKEYGGMSTHRDGVKYKVYGGMSTHRDSVKYKVYGGMSTHRDSVKDKVYGGMSTHRDSVKYKVYVGMSTHRDSVKYKVYGGMSTHRDSVKYKEYGGMSTHRDSVKYKEYGGMSTHRDSVKYKEYGGMSTHRDSVKDKEYGGMSTHRDSVKDKEACFYFLNCICIQ, encoded by the coding sequence ATGTCAATACACAGGGACAGCGTCAAGTATAAAGTGTACGGAggaatgtcaacacacagggacagcgTCGGGGATAAAGTGTACGGAGGAATGTCAACACAAAGGGACAGCGTCAAGGATAAAGAGTACGGAggaatgtcaacacacagggacggCGTCAAGTATAAAGTGTACGGAggaatgtcaacacacagggacagcgTCAAGTATAAAGTGTACGGAggaatgtcaacacacagggacagcgTCAAGGATAAAGTGTACGGAggaatgtcaacacacagggacagcgTCAAGTATAAAGTGTACGTAggaatgtcaacacacagggacagcgTCAAGTATAAAGTGTACGGAggaatgtcaacacacagggacagcgTCAAGTATAAAGAGTACGGAGGAATGTCAACACACAGAGACAGCGTCAAGTATAAAGAGTACGGAggaatgtcaacacacagggacagcgTCAAGTATAAAGAGTACGGAggaatgtcaacacacagggacagcgTCAAGGATAAAGAGTACGGAggaatgtcaacacacagggacagcgTCAAGGATAAAGAggcatgtttttattttttaaactgtatatgtatacagtaa
- the LOC117317457 gene encoding uncharacterized protein LOC117317457: MSTNRDRVKDKEYGGMSTHRDSVKYKVYGGMSTHRDSVKYKVYGGMSTNRDRVKDKEYGGMSTHRDSVKYEVYGGMSTNRDRVKDKEYGGMSTHRDSVKYKEYGGMSTHRDSVKDKVYGGMSTHRDSVNDKVYGGMSTHRDSVKYKVYGGMSTHRDSVKYKVYGGMSTHRDSVKYKVYEGMSTHRDSVKYKVYEKCQHIGTA; the protein is encoded by the coding sequence ATGTCAACAAACAGAGACAGGGTCAAGGATAAAGAGTACGGAggaatgtcaacacacagggacagcgTCAAGTATAAAGTGTACGGAggaatgtcaacacacagggacagcgTCAAGTATAAAGTGTACGGAGGAATGTCAACAAACAGAGACAGGGTCAAGGATAAAGAGTACGGAggaatgtcaacacacagggacagtgTCAAGTATGAAGTGTACGGAGGAATGTCAACAAACAGAGACAGGGTCAAGGATAAAGAGTACGGAggaatgtcaacacacagggacagcgTCAAGTATAAAGAGTACGGAggaatgtcaacacacagggacagcgTCAAGGATAAAGTGTACGGAggaatgtcaacacacagggacagcgTAAATGATAAAGTGTACGGAggaatgtcaacacacagggacagcgTCAAGTATAAAGTGTACGGAggaatgtcaacacacagggacagcgTCAAGTATAAAGTGTACGGAggaatgtcaacacacagggacagcgTCAAGTATAAAGTGTACGAAGGAATGTCAACACACAGAGACAGCGTCAAGTATAAAGTGTACGAGAAATGCCAACACATAGGGACAGCGTAA
- the LOC117317458 gene encoding uncharacterized protein LOC117317458 produces MSTHRDSVKYKEYGGMSTHRDSVKYKEYGGMSTHRDSVKDKEYGGMSTNRDSVKYKVYGGMSTHRDGVKYKVYGGISTHRDSIKYKVYGGMSTHRDSVKYKVYGGMSTHTDSVKDKVYGGMSTHRDGVKYKVYGGMSTHRDSVKYKVYGGMSTHTDSVKDKVYGGMSTRRDGVQYKVYGGMSTHRDSVKDKEYGGMSTHRDSVKYKEYEGMSTHRDGVQYKEYGGMSTHRDSVKDKEYGGMSTHRDSVKYKEYEGMSTHRDSVKDKEYGGMSTHRDSVKYKVYGGMSTNRDRVKYKEYGGMSTHRDSVKYKVYG; encoded by the coding sequence atgtcaacacacagggacagcgTCAAGTATAAAGAGTACGGAggaatgtcaacacacagggacagcgTCAAGTATAAAGAGTACGGAggaatgtcaacacacagggacagcgTCAAGGATAAAGAGTACGGAGGAATGTCAACAAACAGGGACAGCGTCAAGTATAAAGTGTACGGAggaatgtcaacacacagggacggCGTCAAGTATAAAGTGTACGGAGGAatatcaacacacagggacagcaTCAAGTATAAAGTGTACGGAggaatgtcaacacacagggacagcgTCAAGTATAAAGTGTACGGAGGAAtgtcaacacacacggacagtgTCAAGGATAAAGTGTACGGAggaatgtcaacacacagggacggCGTCAAGTATAAAGTGTACGGAggaatgtcaacacacagggacagcgTCAAGTATAAAGTGTACGGAGGAAtgtcaacacacacggacagtgTCAAGGATAAAGTGTACGGAGGAATGTCAACACGCAGGGACGGCGTCCAGTATAAAGTGTACGGAggaatgtcaacacacagggacagcgTCAAGGATAAAGAGTACGGAGGAATGTCAACGCACAGGGACAGCGTCAAGTATAAAGAGTACGAAGGAATGTCAACGCACAGGGACGGCGTCCAGTATAAAGAGTACGGAggaatgtcaacacacagggacagcgTCAAGGATAAAGAGTACGGAGGAATGTCAACGCACAGGGACAGCGTCAAGTATAAAGAGTACGAAggaatgtcaacacacagggacagcgTCAAGGATAAAGAGTACGGAggaatgtcaacacacagggacagcgTCAAGTATAAAGTGTACGGAGGAATGTCAACAAACAGAGACAGGGTCAAGTATAAAGAATACGGAggaatgtcaacacacagggacagtgTCAAGTATAAAGTGTACGGATGA